The genomic stretch CAAGATAAAGTTTGACTTGTGGGACGACGTGGCGAGGGCGATGTGGACGcggtggggggtgggcgcCGTCTCGCCAGCCCTGGACTCCTTGTTCTTCTCCATGTCCCAGTAGCGGGTGCGAGCGAGGTCGCTGAGAAGTGTAGGGATGCCGGGGAGGGGCTGGGTGCCGGGGAAGTGTTGGGCTTGGAGCTCATAGTACTGTTTGTGGTACCTGCGTCGAAAAAAAAGTCGGTGTCAGAACGGACCGTCAGGAAAGGAGACATCACTTACTCCTCAGGGGTGATCGGCAGCTGGGCCCAGTCGTGAAGCAGCTTGTTGGCCTGGGGACCGGGGCGGCCTTGCAGCTTGGCCTTGATGCTCCAGGGCAGCTTGGGACGCCCGTACTTTTCGAGGATCAGGTTGATGCAGAGCGTGTAGAGGTCCTCGGTGTCGAGCAGCAGACCATCCATGTCAAAGAGACAGGCCCGGACGGGGGGgaagctgttgttggagggaATCGTTGTTAGTCTCGCCACGAGGCTGGACCCGGCCGGAATCACACAACATAGGGGTTCAGGGGACCTACTCGGTTCTGGGAGTCATTGTGAAGGCCGTGGTGTGCGGTGAACTGGGACGACCGTGGGCTCGTATCTGCTGGATGGActagaaagaaaaaaaagacaggaGGCTCTGGGGGAAAGAAAAGGGCTCGTATTATAGATAGGTGGCTACCCTTGCCTAGATCGATCGGGTCTAATCAGGCACGTGGGTTAGAGTAGCTGATAAGATGTAGTGACAGAGAAGCCAACTACTCTTTGAGGTTGGAGATAAGACGGCGGACCTGCCCTCTTGTTGGATAACTTGTAGGGATCagcagaaggagaagggagcACAACAATCGGATCCAAAGCaacgaaacaaaaaaaaaaaaaaaggcaggAACTGGATGTCACGAATTGGAGTAGCTACCCCTTGTCATGCGGGGTACCCCCCCAGCAAACTGATGCTCTTCCAGTGCTCCTCCCGGCGGACCTGTGACGCCACCAAGACAGGGGAGACATGTAGATACCCCGGCCGGCCCAGCCAGCGGAGAGCCGTCACGACTTTTTCCGAAGCTCTCGTTCGTCGAGAGCATCCGAGAGAGGAGCTCTCTGTAATGCTCTCACACACTCTCAAACTCTTGTCCGGCGGAATATTTCGGGCCGTTTAGGTACCCCTTGCGATGGGCTGGGTTGGCAGCCGAGGAAGACGCGAGATAAGGGGGGGAACTTGTGGGAGTGTGGAAGGTGTGATGAGATTGTGGAATGTTCAGACAGACAGAATGAGAAAAAAGCCGTGTGTTTGCTTGTTTGCTCCCCTCATCAGGGGTCCGTCCCATCTCGAGCGGACACCAAACGGCAGGAAGCCGTTGTCGTCTCCACAAAGCCtcaaaaaaaacccaaaaaaaaccccccaaaaaacgGCCTTGGATCAACGTGAATCTGCCAAGACCCCGCCATCGGGCTGAGGTCTACAGTAGCGCCTCGAGAAAAAAGTGTCCGCTCCATGCCCAAAGCCCCAACAGCGTAACAACACCACGTTTCCAGCTccgcccctttccccttttttctctcctgTGAGCAGCCTCCTTATCTCGCATATCGGACGGACGGTTTGCTGCCAAAGACGATGGCTGCCCAAGATGAGGAGCCCCGGATAGCGGGAGCCGATGACGACatggagcagcagcggcatgAAGAAAGGTTCCCCCCTGAAGAGGAAGCTGTAAGTCACTATGGCCCTCATTTCCGTTACCATGCTCAACTCAGCTCTGACCGGATGTTTTGTTGCTTTTCAAGTCCATGGTAGCGGACTCCAACGCGCACAAGACCGAGGCCAACTCTCTCTTTGGATCGGGCAAGTACGACATTGCCATCAACAAGTACGATGAGGCTCTTGCCGTGCTTCCCAACTATCTGGACTATGAGCTGGCCGTCTTACGATCCAACATTGCTGCCTGCCACCTGAAACTCGAAGAATGGAAGGAGGCCGTCACAAACGCAACAGCCGCCCTGGACTCTCTTGACAAGCTCGAGGGCAACGGCTCGTCGAAGAAGCAGGACCCCACCCCACCCACGGCAGAAgacgaggtggagggtgagaTTGTCAGCTCTGGTGCCAAAGCAGCCGGTCCGGCACTGGGCGATGACGCCCAGCGCAAGCGTCTGAATGATATCTCGAGAATCCGCGCCAAAGCTCTCATGCGTCGTGCTCGGGCCCGGAGTGAGCTGGGCGGGTGGTCCAACCTGGAAGGCGCAATCGAAGACTACAAGCGGCTGTCGACCTTGCCTGCCTACGACACGCTGATGAGCGCGACGGATAAGAAGATTGTCAGCACGCAACTCCGCGCCCTGCCGGCTCGTGCAAAGGCTgcgcaggagaaggagacggCTGAGATGTGGGCCAAGCTCAAGGACCTGGGCAATGGCATCTTGAAGCCGTTTGGCCTCAGCACTGACAGCTTCAAGATGGTCAAGGACGAGAAGACGGGCGCATACAGCATGAACTTTGCTGGGGGTTCGGGCGGCAAGTGAGGGTGAAGCTGTAGCACGCAGAGATAATGTTTATTCAGTCTAGCTCTTGAGACATTCATGGGTCTTTGcatgttgggtggtggtacCTGAATCCATCCACAAGCAGGTGCGGCTGGAACCTCGGAGAGTATG from Podospora pseudopauciseta strain CBS 411.78 chromosome 3, whole genome shotgun sequence encodes the following:
- a CDS encoding hypothetical protein (EggNog:ENOG503Q3A3; COG:S), coding for MAAQDEEPRIAGADDDMEQQRHEERFPPEEEASMVADSNAHKTEANSLFGSGKYDIAINKYDEALAVLPNYLDYELAVLRSNIAACHLKLEEWKEAVTNATAALDSLDKLEGNGSSKKQDPTPPTAEDEVEGEIVSSGAKAAGPALGDDAQRKRLNDISRIRAKALMRRARARSELGGWSNLEGAIEDYKRLSTLPAYDTLMSATDKKIVSTQLRALPARAKAAQEKETAEMWAKLKDLGNGILKPFGLSTDSFKMVKDEKTGAYSMNFAGGSGGK